A part of Thalassophryne amazonica chromosome 3, fThaAma1.1, whole genome shotgun sequence genomic DNA contains:
- the oser1 gene encoding oxidative stress-responsive serine-rich protein 1, with protein sequence MGGWSKGPRAAMDAGSSDGEESLQIAFKKLKVDPESLPGVVSVSEPRVNPWSSHDSSSVKPKLSSPKDNRRGCMRKSSRGVSRNQRRRRSKSPILRSPIFTYCSTMETSAVSAHAGGVSAQKVLFSSGIPGCSGAGMSSTSLQEVPCGINPVTPTFTHSLSSTEEHTREGAGPPQKPEPAGFTDLGKRYNSEREEDKPPAGQCLHQHPVQEVKDVFSFTGLHNALSCERTLPSYEDSSRTHSTAALAPSLSRSCSEQARACVDDFNIEDLCGYMEYYLYIPKEMSTMAEMMYT encoded by the exons ATGGGTGGCTGGTCAAAGGGGCCTCGTGCTGCCATGGATGCAGGAAGTAGTGACGGTGAAGAGTCACTGCAGATAGCATTTAAAAAGTTGAAGGTTGACCCTGAGAG TTTACCAGGGGTTGTGAGTGTTTCAGAGCCAAGAGTGAATCCATGGTCCTCTCATGACAGCAGCAGCGTGAagccaaaactcagctcccctaAAGACAACAGGCGTGG GTGCATGAGGAAATCCTCTAGAGGAGTGTCCAGAAACCAGAGGCGTCGGAGGTCCAAGTCCCCGATTCTTCGTTCCCCGATTTTCACTTATTGCAGCACCATGGAAACCTCTGCAGTGTCTGCCCATGCTGGAGGTGTCTCAGCCCAGAAAGTGCTCTTTTCTTCAGGAATCCCAGGCTGTTCTGGAGCTGGAATGTCTTCAACATCCTTACAGGAGGTTCCTTGTGGCATTAATCCCGTGACACCAACATTCACACATTCACTCAGTTCCACAGAGGAACATACCcgtgagggggcaggaccacctCAGAAACCTGAACCTGCTGGATTTACAGACTTAGGGAAACGCTATAATTCTGAGAGGGAAGAAGATAAACCACCTGCAGGTCAGTGCCTACACCAGCATCCAGTGCAGGAGGTGAAGGATGTTTTCTCCTTCACGGGGCTCCACAATGCCCTCTCATGTGAGCGGACGCTCCCAAGCTACGAGGACTCTTCTAGGACTCACAGCACGGCCGCGTTGGCCCCGTCGCTGTCTCGCTCGTGCTCGGAGCAGGCGCGCGCCTGCGTGGACGACTTCAATATAGAGGACCTCTGTGGCTACATGGAGTATTATCTGTACATCCCCAAGGAAATGTCCACCATGGCTGAGATGATGTACACATAA